In Panicum virgatum strain AP13 chromosome 5K, P.virgatum_v5, whole genome shotgun sequence, the genomic window TTGTAACCAAAACAGACTCAAATATAGATACAATGAGAAGGTGAAAACACAATAAAATTTATGTGAAATAAAACCTATCGTAAAAAATCAGCCATGATCCAAGATTTTTGGCTGTAGGAATGCACGGGCATATTTGCTATTAAGATAGAATTAAGGGGTGTTCAATAAGAATTTCagatctctatctctactatttctaaagcaagcaatgTTTTTTTTCCTGTCAATCGGAATCCTAATCGGAATCCGGACAAATCAATCTGAATCATAATCGAAACGCGGACAAATCAATTGGAATCACAATCGGAACACGAACAATCAATGTCAGCACGGTCTGTATATAAACTGAATGAACACAAAATTATTGGTATTACATGAGTTTATTATATTTACCCGTAGAAACACACGGATACTAtactaataaaaaaaagaaaaaaagctgATGGACGATCGGTCGCACTGGAGACTCTCTAGCCCAACAGGCCACCGATCTTTCCCCTCTATCCCCATATTATCGTGCGTATCATGAGCCTGCTGTGCAGCAGCCCACACTTCCCTCGCGTCCTCCCCCTCCATCCCTAGTTAGTCTTGCATGCTATTTtattaaataatatttatataaaaaatattttatcttcttTATATTAACTTCATTTCAAGAACAATTACATTGTTGTGTTCTATGCGACGAGACGAACAAAACTAGACctcacttgcatatattttgacaATGTTTGTGAACTGGTAGTAACTTATGTGATATTCCTttagcaacttatgtgtatatcAGTTTACTGTAGTAACAACTTATATGCAAAATAACTTTTGTTCTGTGAAAGCTTATATATGTACGTGTCGGGTATCACAATTAGGGataccctaattggggtactaagatcgctccaAAAACACAAAACACCTATTAAAAtaactgggcccacaaaggcccacgacCTGCCTCCCATTCGAAAGAAAGGaagggactcaaagaagcccagcgtgcggcccattcacatcccccctcgaacccgcggaacgatctccgcctcgctcgagggtccctctcgggccagACGGacaacctccgcctcgctcgagggtagcggatctgccctcgagcaggtgactcacctccgcctcgctcaagggtaGCGGATCTTCCCTCGAGCTGGTGActtatctccgcctcgctcgagggtagcggatccgcCATCGAGCGGGTGActtatctccgcctcgctcgagggtagcggatccgcCCTCAAGCGGGTGActtatctccgcctcgctcgaggccgtctctcggcacaagggacaaacggccccgccgcccaaccgaccgccgtacgaaggcattaaaggccagccactccgccacggctcaaaggacgggcggcgtcagactgccactcccacagtggatgtgaccggggtccccatccgctgactccggtcaccattccgccatcccggatgctgtagcagtGCCTTGGGACCTGCACGCGGAACAAGatgggctcggcactgctcccattactgttctgccgacgccgaccatccggactcgcctcccactggggaaggggtccgggacttccacgtgtcccccggaccttctagtgtgcacgcccgcactcccaccagggggtccgggaccaccacgccgcctgcgggacactgcaggacgaccggcgcgatctTCACAGGACCAAGGACAATGTCCATGACGACTGCGACGCGcgtcgccttcccacagtgtacttcctacagtgttcgaccactgtacccgcgattcaggggaaaacgacgacttccgcgcccctacactcgtgtacgccgccccctccttgtgactataaaaggaggaggcggaccccCTTTAAGCCTCTCTGGGCTCTAACTGGACTCTAGGCTGCTGGCTAGTTAGTCTCTCTCTCTGGTTTCTATCTCAcaagagaactctcagcactactgagcattcatctcaaccgactccactcctagcagtgacttgggagcttccctccctctctcgcctcgcttgtatcccctactacaagcactccgggtgcaagataatacagtgccctcgcacaccccctttgctggacgtacggccccgcggccggaactaggataaaccgtgcgttactgtgattgcctcttgcatcatcatctgggacgaggaaacacgcagcatttactagttgggatccaggcccccaggtcgggacaccgacagttggcgcgccaggtaggggctcgctgcgtgacattttctctctttttcccatttgatctccagggatggcgagcagatccaacccataccctatgggtgtttcggatccgctcccagcgggacgcgtgatctcgttcgggagtctcgagttcagggcaaccggcaacggttacctcatgcagctcctctcccccggacgcaaccccatcgctccgacttcgccagcccggcgcaacaggcgctcgggtcggCGTttgcgacaagcacgcgcggagcgtcGTCGTGCGGCATGTCACAGCTCCCCCatgtgggtcgaggctggcatgtcgcaactcagcatcacgcCCAATGGGGCCACCGTTTCGTCatcgcgtgcctcggcgtcatctgcgccggcacctgTGCCCACGGCataaggatggcaacgggtcgggttcggttcgggtggagtatctgggcacccaaaaccgaaacccgaacttgaaaaccgaacccgacccgaactCCTATTCGGGTACAAATTCAAACCCAAAACCGAAAACCGCGGATACCCAAAACCGAACGGATAATCCGACCGGCCGAGCCGAGCGCTCTCTGCCCTCCCGCTCCCAATTCCCCAGGGCCCAGCTCCAGCCGCCGAATCctaggcgaggcggcggccggcggcgtggccagGCCCCCGGCAGCCtgcggcgagcgagcgagcggccCGAAGCGGCACCGCTCGTGGCGCCATGTCCTTCCTGGAATCCGGTCGCGGCTGCCTCCTCCGAGAGCTCTCCAGGAGGTCCATGCCGCGGCGCGGGGTAGGGGATGGGCGACAGGGCGTGCGGCGCGGGGTAGGGGTCTAGGGGATGGGCGAGTCCGACTCCGACAGGGCTGCGGTGCGGCGCCGGTCCACCGGATCCGGATGAGTGCAGGGCTGCGGTGCGGCGCCAGCTCACCGACCGCAGCGACGTCTACTCCTTCGGCGTCCTCCTCGTCGAGCtcgcctccgcgcgccgccccatCGAGAccaagcgcgagatgaaggagCGCCTCACCGCGCGCTGGGCCATGGCCAGGTtcatcggcggcgccgccgccgacgtgctCGACCCGCACCTCGCGCGCACGCCCGCCGCGGAGCGCGCGCTCGAGATGCTGCTGGAGCTCGCCTTCCGGTGCATGGAGAGCTTGAGAAGCTCGGCGGCGTGGGGGGCCGGAGCTCGGCGACGTTGGAGggccggagctcggcggcgtggGAGGCCGAAGCTGGGCGGCGTGGAGGGCCGGATCTTGGCGGTGTTGGAGggccggagctcggcggcgtggGAGGCCGAAGCTGGGCGGCATGGAGGGCCGGATCTCGGCGGCGTGGGGGGCTGGAGTTCGCCGGTTCGGGGCTTCGGGATCGCCGGATCGGGCGGTCGGGCCGTCggggggaggccgaggcggccaGGCGCCCAGGCGGAGGCGCCGAGGCGGGGGGGGGGTCGGGTCGGGAGGGGTTGGGCCGTTGGGGATGGGGGGGAGGGATGACCGGATGACGACTCCAGGCGGAGGCGCCGAggcggggtgggggtgggggttcGGGTCGGGATGACGACTCACTGACTCAGTTTA contains:
- the LOC120710180 gene encoding putative proline-rich receptor-like protein kinase PERK6; amino-acid sequence: MGDRACGAGAAVRRQLTDRSDVYSFGVLLVELASARRPIETKREMKERLTARWAMARFIGGAAADVLDPHLARTPAAERALEMLLELAFRCMESLRSSAAWGAGARRRWRAGARRRGRPKLGGVEGRILAVLEGRSSAAWEAEAGRHGGPDLGGVGGWSSPVRGFGIAGSGGRAVGGRPRRPGAQAEAPRRGGGRVGRGWAVGDGGEG